The following coding sequences are from one Candidatus Rokuibacteriota bacterium window:
- a CDS encoding radical SAM protein, producing MRYEGVVYRPPSEAGSLILQATLGCPHNKCAFCGMYKERRFRVRPLEEVIEDLDIALQRYGPHRVRTIFLADGNTAVLPTEKLVAIGEAAKSRFPQLERITMYGSAKFLVKKSLEQWRRVAAAGITRIHSGLESGDAATLDAIKKGVTPEAAVEAYGHVMRAGIELSVYLMVGVAGAERWREHALGSAEVLNQAPPTFVRLRTFVPHPGTPWHDRWRDGGLTLLTAHQALQETRLLIETLEGPTTLFSDHVSNFLDVRGPIPDDKPALLAEIDEALEWPITAFRPPTEQLVGLGL from the coding sequence GTGCGCTACGAAGGCGTCGTGTATCGACCCCCGAGTGAGGCTGGATCACTCATCCTCCAGGCCACCCTGGGGTGTCCGCACAACAAGTGCGCGTTCTGTGGCATGTACAAGGAGCGCAGGTTCCGGGTGCGGCCGCTGGAAGAGGTCATCGAAGACCTCGACATCGCCCTCCAGCGATATGGCCCGCACCGGGTCCGGACCATTTTCCTGGCCGACGGCAACACGGCCGTTCTGCCCACCGAGAAGCTGGTGGCCATCGGCGAGGCGGCCAAGTCCCGGTTTCCGCAGCTCGAGCGCATCACGATGTACGGTTCGGCGAAGTTCCTGGTCAAGAAGAGCTTGGAGCAGTGGCGCCGGGTGGCAGCGGCGGGCATCACGCGCATCCATTCGGGCCTGGAGTCGGGCGACGCGGCGACCTTGGACGCCATCAAGAAGGGCGTGACGCCGGAAGCTGCCGTCGAGGCCTACGGTCACGTGATGCGCGCCGGAATCGAGCTCTCCGTCTACCTCATGGTGGGCGTGGCGGGTGCCGAGCGGTGGCGCGAGCACGCCCTTGGCAGCGCCGAGGTCCTCAATCAGGCGCCACCGACGTTCGTCCGCTTGCGGACCTTCGTGCCGCATCCCGGCACGCCCTGGCACGACCGGTGGCGTGACGGAGGGCTCACCCTGTTGACGGCGCACCAGGCGCTCCAAGAAACCCGCCTGCTGATCGAGACCCTCGAAGGTCCCACGACGTTGTTCTCGGACCATGTCTCGAACTTCCTCGACGTTCGCGGGCCGATCCCGGACGACAAGCCCGCGTTGCTGGCCGAGATCGATGAAGCCCTGGAGTGGCCCATCACGGCATTTCGCCCGCCCACCGAGCAGCTGGTGGGGCTCGGGCTGTGA
- a CDS encoding AMP-binding protein has translation MADVTLAQMAGRSSVGSLFGDCARRYPDRPAVETAGRARTYRELNDRVNRAVAMLRDFEVARGDRVAILSENRPEYLELELACAKLGAILACQNWRLAPPELRHCIRLVSPKLVAVSERHAGLLARAEVGAIATLRLEADYDERLARAEPREPEIVAEPEDGLLILYTSGTTGLPKGAVISHRAELARYLVFYAELGMRPDDTTVAWAPFFHMAATEPALATLVVGGKVIVVDGFRPDEIALHVGREQLGHLLLMPGMIEPLIGEMKRHAVRPAGVRLCGAMADLVPAHQIAEVTALLGAPYLNSFGSTETGIPPASGNVIAVGEVPARLSKRQNAFCEIQLVDGEDREVPVGAPGELAFRGPTLFSGYWNAPETNATEFRGGWFHMGDMFVRNADGSLDFVDRLKYMIKSGGENIYPAEIERVLLADPSVADAVVVRRPDPTWGEVPVAVVARKDEALTSARLLARCRAELAGYKQPKDFVFVTLAELPRSTTGKIQRHEVEAWLRSREADRALEK, from the coding sequence ATGGCCGACGTCACCCTGGCGCAGATGGCTGGACGGAGCTCGGTCGGGAGCCTTTTCGGCGACTGCGCACGGCGCTACCCGGATCGACCCGCGGTGGAGACGGCCGGACGTGCTCGCACCTACCGCGAGCTCAACGACCGCGTGAATCGCGCCGTGGCGATGCTGCGCGACTTCGAGGTCGCGCGGGGAGACCGGGTCGCCATCCTCTCGGAGAACCGACCCGAGTACCTCGAGCTCGAGCTGGCCTGCGCGAAGCTCGGAGCGATCCTGGCCTGTCAGAACTGGCGGCTCGCGCCGCCCGAGCTCCGGCACTGTATCCGGCTGGTCTCGCCGAAGCTGGTCGCCGTCTCCGAGCGCCACGCCGGGCTGCTCGCCCGGGCCGAGGTCGGCGCCATCGCCACCCTGCGGCTCGAGGCCGACTACGACGAGCGGCTCGCCAGGGCCGAGCCCCGCGAGCCCGAGATCGTGGCCGAGCCAGAGGACGGACTCCTCATCCTCTACACGAGCGGCACCACCGGGCTGCCGAAGGGGGCCGTGATCTCCCATCGAGCGGAGCTAGCTCGGTATCTCGTGTTCTATGCGGAGCTCGGCATGCGCCCCGACGACACGACCGTCGCCTGGGCTCCGTTCTTCCACATGGCGGCCACGGAGCCGGCCCTGGCGACGCTCGTCGTGGGCGGTAAGGTCATCGTGGTCGACGGCTTCCGACCCGACGAGATCGCGCTCCACGTCGGCCGCGAGCAGCTCGGACATCTCCTCCTCATGCCGGGCATGATCGAGCCGCTGATCGGCGAGATGAAACGGCACGCCGTCCGGCCGGCAGGGGTCCGGCTCTGCGGCGCCATGGCCGATCTGGTCCCCGCGCATCAGATCGCGGAGGTCACGGCACTCCTCGGCGCCCCCTACCTCAACTCGTTCGGCTCCACGGAGACGGGCATTCCGCCCGCCTCCGGAAACGTCATCGCGGTTGGCGAGGTGCCGGCGCGGCTGTCGAAGCGACAGAACGCCTTTTGCGAGATCCAGCTCGTCGACGGAGAGGACCGCGAGGTCCCGGTGGGCGCCCCGGGGGAGCTCGCCTTCCGGGGGCCGACGCTTTTCAGCGGCTACTGGAACGCCCCGGAAACCAACGCCACGGAGTTCCGTGGCGGCTGGTTCCACATGGGCGACATGTTCGTGCGAAATGCCGACGGTTCGCTGGATTTCGTGGACCGCCTCAAATACATGATCAAATCCGGCGGCGAGAACATCTACCCAGCCGAGATCGAGCGCGTCCTGCTTGCCGATCCGAGCGTGGCCGACGCCGTGGTCGTCCGCCGGCCCGATCCGACGTGGGGTGAAGTGCCGGTCGCGGTCGTCGCGCGCAAGGACGAGGCGCTCACGAGCGCGCGGCTGCTCGCCCGCTGTCGGGCCGAGCTCGCGGGCTACAAGCAGCCGAAGGACTTCGTGTTCGTGACACTCGCGGAGCTCCCCCGCAGCACGACTGGCAAGATCCAGCGCCACGAGGTCGAAGCCTGGTTGAGGAGCCGCGAGGCGGACAGAGCTCTCGAGAAATAG
- a CDS encoding nuclear transport factor 2 family protein, with product MADPLKSALDRMELNELMNRYAASIDLRDWTRLRSVFVDGEIEADFTSMGVKQVFRGPAEAWVDLVRQTITGFDATQHFFANHSAEIDSDRAVDTRYMQARHQLGDAHYTIGGYYTGQMLRTAAGWRVARYTLTVTFTDGERRLMGIAYRKSTARRQVDT from the coding sequence ATGGCCGACCCGCTGAAGTCCGCGCTCGACCGGATGGAGCTGAACGAGCTGATGAATCGCTACGCCGCCAGCATCGACCTGCGCGACTGGACGCGGCTCCGGAGCGTGTTCGTCGACGGTGAGATCGAGGCGGACTTCACCAGCATGGGCGTGAAGCAGGTGTTCCGCGGCCCCGCCGAGGCGTGGGTCGACCTGGTGCGCCAGACGATCACCGGCTTCGACGCCACCCAGCACTTCTTCGCCAACCACTCCGCCGAGATCGACAGCGACCGGGCGGTGGACACGCGCTACATGCAGGCCCGCCACCAGCTCGGCGACGCCCACTACACCATCGGCGGCTACTACACCGGGCAGATGCTGCGCACGGCGGCCGGCTGGCGCGTGGCGCGCTACACGCTGACGGTCACGTTCACCGACGGCGAGCGGCGGCTGATGGGCATCGCGTACCGGAAATCGACGGCGCGCCGTCAAGTAGACACTTGA
- a CDS encoding sulfurtransferase, whose protein sequence is MREPEALISTEQLAAAVGRTDVRIYDCTTYLEPPPPGTDDPYVVVPGLKTFEEAHIPGADFLDLQGEFADGTARLRFMMPAPAQLEAAFGRHGLGAGVRVVLYSIGTPMWATRFWWMLKSLGFDAAAVLDGGVDKWKAEGRPTEGGPARGYPPARFAARPRPGFFVDKRVVLAATDDPATVVVNALGPQFHRGLEPSRYGRPGRVPGSVNIPAATLLNPATKGFASLADAQAAFAAQGVTPDKRVIAYCGGGIAATVDLFVLHQLGYDHLTLYDASMGEWARDPSLPIETD, encoded by the coding sequence ATGCGGGAACCAGAGGCCCTGATCAGCACCGAGCAACTCGCCGCCGCCGTCGGCCGGACCGACGTGAGGATCTACGACTGCACGACCTATCTCGAGCCGCCGCCACCCGGCACCGACGATCCATACGTGGTCGTCCCCGGCCTCAAGACGTTCGAGGAGGCGCACATCCCCGGTGCCGACTTCCTGGACCTGCAGGGCGAGTTCGCCGACGGGACGGCGCGGCTCCGCTTCATGATGCCGGCGCCGGCGCAGCTCGAGGCGGCGTTCGGCCGTCACGGCCTGGGGGCGGGCGTCCGCGTGGTGCTCTACAGCATCGGCACCCCGATGTGGGCGACGCGCTTCTGGTGGATGCTGAAGTCGCTCGGCTTCGACGCCGCGGCAGTTCTGGACGGAGGCGTCGACAAGTGGAAGGCCGAGGGGCGCCCGACGGAGGGCGGCCCGGCCAGGGGCTATCCACCCGCCCGCTTCGCCGCCCGTCCTCGCCCCGGCTTCTTCGTCGACAAGCGCGTCGTCCTCGCCGCCACCGACGATCCTGCGACGGTGGTGGTCAACGCGCTCGGACCGCAGTTCCACCGCGGCCTGGAGCCCAGTCGCTACGGCCGCCCCGGCCGGGTGCCGGGCAGCGTCAACATCCCCGCCGCGACGCTGCTGAACCCGGCGACGAAGGGCTTCGCGTCGCTCGCGGACGCCCAGGCCGCGTTCGCCGCGCAGGGCGTCACCCCGGACAAGCGCGTGATCGCCTACTGCGGTGGGGGCATCGCCGCCACCGTCGACCTGTTCGTCCTGCACCAGCTCGGCTACGACCACCTAACGCTGTACGACGCCTCGATGGGCGAGTGGGCGAGGGATCCGTCGCTGCCGATCGAGACCGACTGA